From Agromyces sp. SYSU T00194, a single genomic window includes:
- a CDS encoding CaiB/BaiF CoA transferase family protein codes for MTESTGVLAGYRVLDCSIAMAGPFAAQRLGDLGADVVKVEPTTGEWQRHAAAGGAQGNEINVSFLSLNRNKRSVALDLKSDAGKEALRALVADADVFLQNYRPGVAARLGVDYESLREINPSIVYVSISGYGEDGPYRDRPGQDLLLQAMSGAMLSAGRHGDEPTPAGQYLADAVTASTAFEGVLAALLHRERTGEGQLVTVNMLDALTTLQMQELSVFTVGRKTQERSAEPHAHVYIRAPYGVFATSDGFVALAFADLHELGRLIGEPAFAGWNSEVEGWTRRDEIHAKTAAKLAEKPSGYWIETLGAAGMWIGPVHGYQELVDDPQIAHNGTFIEYDHPTEGHVKTPGFPYRFSKTPPKLVRGAPRVGEHTREVLAQAGFDDAAIDALLASGAAKETTDAPESASAPDPAAPAHAVPRADAEPAPAPEPAPAPAPVEA; via the coding sequence TGCTCGACTGCTCCATCGCCATGGCGGGGCCGTTCGCGGCGCAGCGCCTGGGCGACCTGGGCGCCGACGTCGTCAAGGTCGAGCCGACCACGGGCGAGTGGCAGCGCCACGCGGCCGCCGGCGGCGCGCAGGGCAACGAGATCAACGTCTCGTTCCTGTCGCTGAACCGCAACAAGCGCTCGGTCGCCCTCGACCTGAAGTCGGACGCCGGCAAGGAGGCGCTCCGCGCCCTCGTCGCCGACGCCGACGTCTTCCTCCAGAACTACCGCCCGGGCGTCGCCGCGCGCCTCGGCGTCGACTACGAGTCGCTGCGCGAGATCAACCCGTCGATCGTCTACGTGTCGATCTCGGGCTACGGCGAGGACGGCCCGTACCGCGACCGCCCCGGGCAGGACCTGCTGCTGCAGGCCATGTCGGGCGCGATGCTCTCGGCAGGTCGCCACGGCGACGAGCCGACCCCCGCGGGCCAGTACCTCGCCGACGCCGTCACCGCGTCGACCGCGTTCGAGGGCGTGCTCGCCGCGCTGCTGCACCGCGAGCGCACGGGCGAGGGCCAGCTCGTGACCGTGAACATGCTCGACGCGCTGACCACCCTGCAGATGCAGGAGCTGTCGGTGTTCACGGTCGGCAGGAAGACGCAGGAGCGTTCGGCAGAGCCGCACGCGCACGTCTACATCCGTGCCCCGTACGGCGTGTTCGCGACCAGCGACGGGTTCGTCGCGCTCGCCTTCGCCGACCTGCACGAACTCGGCCGCCTCATCGGCGAGCCCGCGTTCGCGGGCTGGAACTCCGAGGTCGAGGGCTGGACCCGCCGTGACGAGATCCACGCGAAGACGGCGGCGAAGCTCGCCGAGAAGCCGTCGGGCTACTGGATCGAGACGCTCGGCGCCGCCGGCATGTGGATCGGCCCCGTGCACGGCTACCAGGAGCTGGTCGACGACCCGCAGATCGCGCACAACGGCACCTTCATCGAGTACGACCACCCGACCGAGGGGCACGTGAAGACCCCCGGGTTCCCGTACCGGTTCTCCAAGACCCCGCCGAAGCTCGTGCGCGGCGCGCCGCGCGTCGGCGAGCACACGCGCGAGGTGCTCGCGCAGGCCGGGTTCGACGACGCCGCCATCGACGCGCTGCTCGCGTCTGGCGCAGCGAAGGAGACGACGGATGCCCCGGAGTCGGCCTCCGCGCCCGACCCGGCGGCCCCCGCGCACGCCGTGCCCCGCGCCGACGCCGAACCGGCCCCTGCGCCCGAACCCGCCCCCGCTCCCGCACCCGTCGAGGCCTGA